One Gossypium hirsutum isolate 1008001.06 chromosome A11, Gossypium_hirsutum_v2.1, whole genome shotgun sequence genomic window carries:
- the LOC107924039 gene encoding oligopeptide transporter 7 isoform X1, translated as MTTATSPEIAAPLLQKSPSGQNQPHASGSVPSSPDDPESCPIEQVALTVPTADDPSLPTLTFRTWILGTLACLLLSFLNQFFWYRREPLSISSISAQIAVVPLGHLLAATVTDRVFFKDRNFEFTLNPGPFNVKEHVLVTIFSNSGAGNVYAIHLVTAVKIFYKKRMSFLVALLVVFTTQVLGFGWAGIFRRYLVEPAAMWWPQNLVQVSLFRFLKLKSLKSHRALHEKEERAKGRLTRNQFFLIAFTCSFAYYVLPGYLFPTLTSLSWICWVFPTSILAHQLGSGLHGLGIGAIGFDWSSISAYLGSPLASPWFATVNIAVGFALITYIITPIAYWLNLFNAKHFPIFSDGLFTSTGQSYNISAIIDSNFHIDMAAYERGGSLYLSSFFAMSYGVGFACLTATVVHVILFHGSEILQRSKSAFQETKMDVHTKLMRKYKQVPEWWFTCILIVNIAATIFLCQYYNDQLQLPWWGVLLACGLAIFFTLPVGVITATTNQTPALNVITEYIIGYIYPGYPVANMCFKVYGYISMKQGITFLQDFKLGHYMKIPPRSMFIAQVGGTIIAALAHLATAWWLMDTVPDICDREMLPTDSLWTCPGDHVFYDASVIWGLIGPRRIFGDLGYYSAINWFFLVGAIAPVLVWLASKAFPNKPWIKLITMPVLFGATVNMPPATAVNYTSWVLIAFASGFVAYRYYRGWWSRHNYVLSGALDAGLAFMGVLLYLCLGMQHVSLNWWGSDSDGCPLASCPTAQGVIVKGCPVF; from the exons ATGACAACAGCCACTAGCCCAGAAATCGCTGCTCCTCTGC TTCAAAAGTCTCCTTCCGGCCAAAACCAACCCCATGCATCCGGTTCTGTTCCGTCATCGCCGGACGATCCTGAGAGCTGTCCCATAGAGCAGGTGGCTCTCACGGTCCCTACCGCAGACGACCCCTCCCTCCCAACTCTTACGTTTCGCACGTGGATTTTAGGCACTCTAGCTTGCCTCCTCCTTTCGTTTCTCAACCAGTTCTTCTGGTACCGTCGAGAACCTCTCTCCATCTCCTCCATCTCCGCCCAGATCGCGGTGGTTCCTCTTGGCCACCTCTTGGCTGCAACGGTCACCGATCGAGTATTCTTCAAAGACCGGAATTTTGAGTTTACACTCAACCCCGGGCCGTTTAACGTAAAAGAGCACGTCCTTGTTACCATCTTCTCCAATTCCGGAGCAGGAAATGTCTACGCGATCCATTTAGTCACCGCTGTTAAGATCTTTTACAAGAAAAGGATGTCGTTTCTAGTGGCATTGCTCGTCGTTTTTACTACCCAGGTGCTCGGTTTCGGCTGGGCTGGTATCTTTCGCCGCTATTTGGTGGAGCCAGCTGCCATGTGGTGGCCCCAAAATCTGGTCCAAGTTTCCCTCTTTAG ATTTTTGAAGTTAAAGTCACTAAAATCTCACAGGGCATTACATGAGAAAGAGGAGAGAGCTAAGGGCAGATTGACAAGAAACCAGTTTTTCCTCATAGCTTTCACTTGCAGCTTTGCCTACTATGTACTTCCAGGCTACCTTTTCCCAACTTTAACTTCCCTGTCCTGGATTTGCTGGGTATTCCCAACTTCTATCCTAGCACATCAGCTAGGTTCAGGACTTCATGGCTTGGGTATTGGTGCCATTGGATTTGATTGGTCCAGCATATCCGCCTACCTTGGAAGTCCTCTTGCTAGCCCTTGGTTTGCAACTGTTAACATTGCTGTTGGTTTTGCTCTTATCACCTATATCATCACTCCCATTGCTTATTGGCTCAATCTCTTCAATGCCAAGCATTTCCCCATATTCTCAGACGGCTTGTTTACTTCTACTGGGCAGAGTTACAATATTTCAGCTATTATAGACTCAAACTTCCACATTGACATGGCGGCATATGAGCGTGGGGGTAGCCTGTATCTCAGCTCCTTCTTTGCCATGTCCTACGGTGTTGGCTTTGCTTGCTTGACAGCCACTGTTGTACATGTAATCCTTTTTCATGGGAG CGAAATTTTGCAACGAAGCAAATCTGCCTTCCAAGAGACAAAGATGGATGTGCATACAAAGCTGATGAGAAAATACAAGCAAGTACCTGAATGGTGGTTTACGTGTATCCTTATAGTAAACATTGCAGCAACCATATTTTTATGCCAGTATTACAATGATCAACTCCAGCTGCCATGGTGGGGTGTTTTGTTAGCTTGTGGTCTAGCCATTTTTTTCACTCTCCCTGTCGGAGTTATTACTGCCACAACAAATCAG ACACCAGCTTTGAATGTGATTACAGAATATATCATCGGCTACATATACCCAGGGTACCCTGTTGCTAATATGTGCTTTAAAGTGTATGGATACATAAGTATGAAACAAGGGATTACCTTTTTGCAAGACTTCAAACTCGGTCACTACATGAAGATTCCTCCTAGATCCATGTTCATAGCTCAG GTTGGTGGTACAATAATAGCTGCATTAGCGCATTTGGCAACAGCGTGGTGGCTTATGGATACAGTTCCAGACATATGCGACAGAGAAATGCTTCCAACGGACAGCCTCTGGACTTGTCCTGGTGATCATGTGTTTTACGATGCCTCTGTTATCTGGGGTCTGATTGGACCTCGAAGAATCTTTGGTGATCTTGGCTACTACTCTGCCATAAACTGGTTTTTCTTAGTTGGGGCCATAGCTCCTGTCCTTGTTTGGCTTGCATCTAAGGCCTTTCCAAACAAGCCATGGATAAAACTTATTACTATGCCTGTGCTTTTTGGTGCAACAGTCAACATGCCACCAGCTACTGCTGTCAACTACACCAGTTGGGTTCTTATTGCCTTTGCATCTGGTTTTGTTGCTTATAGATATTATCGTGGCTGGTGGAGCCGCCATAATTATGTGCTCTCTGGGGCACTTGATGCCGGATTGGCTTTTATGGGGGTATTGCTATACTTATGCCTAGGGATGCAGCATGTTAGTCTTAACTGGTGGGGAAGTGATTCAGATGGATGTCCCTTGGCTTCTTGCCCAACCGCCCAAGGGGTCATAGTTAAAGGCTGCCCTGTTTTCTGA
- the LOC107923136 gene encoding thaumatin-like protein 1, with amino-acid sequence MARFSSSHHSFITFLSFILVLFLEGVAAATFTFINRCDHTVWPGILANPGSPNLESTGFELKKGSSRSFQGPTGWSGRFWGRTGCKFDDSGHGSCATGDCGSGQVECNGAGVTPPATLAEFTLGSGSQDFYDVSLVNGYNLPLTVEGHGGSGECATTGCVTNLNKKCPSELRIDGGGCKSACDAFGKPEYCCNGAYNSPAACKPSMYSEMFKSACPRSYSYAFDDASSTFTCTGADYTITFCPSGPSLKSLKEAGTTVESGLDHDPMKAAAMASQWLANLATGDSPRIQPFSPTHFGFAVTIFLVLSLFL; translated from the exons ATGGCTCGGTTCTCCAGTTCTCACCATTCTTttatcacgttcttgagcttcaTTCTGGTCCTGTTTCTTGAAG GTGTTGCGGCTgccactttcacattcatcaataGATGCGATCACACAGTATGGCCTGGAATTCTAGCAAATCCAGGAAGTCCAAATCTGGAAAGCACAGGCTTTGAACTCAAAAAAGGCAGTTCTCGTTCCTTCCAAGGTCCTACAGGTTGGTCAGGTCGCTTCTGGGGCAGAACAGGCTGCAAGTTCGACGACTCTGGTCACGGATCATGCGCTACAGGTGACTGCGGCTCTGGCCAAGTTGAATGCAATGGGGCAGGGGTCACCCCACCAGCCACCTTGGCCGAGTTTACGCTCGGTTCAGGGTCGCAGGACTTCTATGACGTGAGCCTGGTTAATGGTTACAATTTGCCTTTGACTGTGGAAGGACATGGAGGTTCAGGAGAGTGTGCCACTACCGGCTGCGTGACGAATTTGAACAAAAAGTGCCCGTCTGAGCTGAGAATCGATGGTGGCGGCTGTAAGAGCGCCTGCGATGCGTTTGGGAAACCAGAGTACTGTTGTAATGGTGCCTACAATAGTCCAGCTGCTTGCAAACCATCCATGTACTCAGAAATGTTCAAGTCAGCTTGTCCCAGATCCTATAGCTATGCATTTGATGATGCCAGTAGCACTTTCACTTGCACTGGGGCTGATTATACCATCACTTTCTGTCCTAGTGGTCCAAG TTTGAAATCTTTAAAGGAAGCTGGAACAACAGTGGAATCAGGGTTGGATCATGATCCAATGAAGGCAGCTGCAATGGCCAGTCAATGGCTAGCAAATTTGGCCACCGGTGACTCACCCAGAATCCAACCATTTTCCCCAACCCATTTTGGTTTTGCTGTGACTATTTTTCTTGTCCTTTCTCTCTTCTTGTAG
- the LOC107923523 gene encoding chaperone protein dnaJ 11, chloroplastic, with product MICSLPIFQISIPSRSLFGFRPSFAAASTTITSTYASKKDKGSTGGYLSRPGMAPCTSLYEVLGISVGASNLEIKAAYRRLARVCHPDVAEIGRKDLSAEEFLKIHTAYSTLSDPEKRAVYDSKLIWRRQRPLVSASRFTVYNKGRSWETDQCW from the coding sequence ATGATCTGTTCTCtccctatttttcaaatttcaattccATCACGTTCTCTTTTCGGATTCCGACCGTCTTTCGCCGCCGCCTCCACCACTATCACCAGTACTTATGCTTCCAAAAAAGACAAAGGTTCGACAGGCGGTTATCTGAGCCGTCCAGGAATGGCACCCTGTACGTCGTTGTACGAAGTGCTAGGGATATCCGTGGGTGCCTCAAATCTGGAAATCAAGGCGGCGTACCGACGGTTGGCAAGGGTTTGCCATCCCGACGTGGCTGAAATTGGCCGGAAAGACTTGTCCGCCGAGGAGTTCCTGAAGATACACACGGCTTATAGTACCTTATCGGATCCCGAGAAACGAGCCGTATATGATAGTAAGCTTATCTGGAGACGCCAAAGGCCGTTGGTTTCGGCTTCTAGGTTTACCGTATATAATAAGGGGAGGAGTTGGGAGACCGATCAGTGCTGGTAA
- the LOC107924039 gene encoding oligopeptide transporter 7 isoform X2, which yields MTTATSPEIAAPLLQKSPSGQNQPHASGSVPSSPDDPESCPIEQVALTVPTADDPSLPTLTFRTWILGTLACLLLSFLNQFFWYRREPLSISSISAQIAVVPLGHLLAATVTDRVFFKDRNFEFTLNPGPFNVKEHVLVTIFSNSGAGNVYAIHLVTAVKIFYKKRMSFLVALLVVFTTQVLGFGWAGIFRRYLVEPAAMWWPQNLVQVSLFRALHEKEERAKGRLTRNQFFLIAFTCSFAYYVLPGYLFPTLTSLSWICWVFPTSILAHQLGSGLHGLGIGAIGFDWSSISAYLGSPLASPWFATVNIAVGFALITYIITPIAYWLNLFNAKHFPIFSDGLFTSTGQSYNISAIIDSNFHIDMAAYERGGSLYLSSFFAMSYGVGFACLTATVVHVILFHGSEILQRSKSAFQETKMDVHTKLMRKYKQVPEWWFTCILIVNIAATIFLCQYYNDQLQLPWWGVLLACGLAIFFTLPVGVITATTNQTPALNVITEYIIGYIYPGYPVANMCFKVYGYISMKQGITFLQDFKLGHYMKIPPRSMFIAQVGGTIIAALAHLATAWWLMDTVPDICDREMLPTDSLWTCPGDHVFYDASVIWGLIGPRRIFGDLGYYSAINWFFLVGAIAPVLVWLASKAFPNKPWIKLITMPVLFGATVNMPPATAVNYTSWVLIAFASGFVAYRYYRGWWSRHNYVLSGALDAGLAFMGVLLYLCLGMQHVSLNWWGSDSDGCPLASCPTAQGVIVKGCPVF from the exons ATGACAACAGCCACTAGCCCAGAAATCGCTGCTCCTCTGC TTCAAAAGTCTCCTTCCGGCCAAAACCAACCCCATGCATCCGGTTCTGTTCCGTCATCGCCGGACGATCCTGAGAGCTGTCCCATAGAGCAGGTGGCTCTCACGGTCCCTACCGCAGACGACCCCTCCCTCCCAACTCTTACGTTTCGCACGTGGATTTTAGGCACTCTAGCTTGCCTCCTCCTTTCGTTTCTCAACCAGTTCTTCTGGTACCGTCGAGAACCTCTCTCCATCTCCTCCATCTCCGCCCAGATCGCGGTGGTTCCTCTTGGCCACCTCTTGGCTGCAACGGTCACCGATCGAGTATTCTTCAAAGACCGGAATTTTGAGTTTACACTCAACCCCGGGCCGTTTAACGTAAAAGAGCACGTCCTTGTTACCATCTTCTCCAATTCCGGAGCAGGAAATGTCTACGCGATCCATTTAGTCACCGCTGTTAAGATCTTTTACAAGAAAAGGATGTCGTTTCTAGTGGCATTGCTCGTCGTTTTTACTACCCAGGTGCTCGGTTTCGGCTGGGCTGGTATCTTTCGCCGCTATTTGGTGGAGCCAGCTGCCATGTGGTGGCCCCAAAATCTGGTCCAAGTTTCCCTCTTTAG GGCATTACATGAGAAAGAGGAGAGAGCTAAGGGCAGATTGACAAGAAACCAGTTTTTCCTCATAGCTTTCACTTGCAGCTTTGCCTACTATGTACTTCCAGGCTACCTTTTCCCAACTTTAACTTCCCTGTCCTGGATTTGCTGGGTATTCCCAACTTCTATCCTAGCACATCAGCTAGGTTCAGGACTTCATGGCTTGGGTATTGGTGCCATTGGATTTGATTGGTCCAGCATATCCGCCTACCTTGGAAGTCCTCTTGCTAGCCCTTGGTTTGCAACTGTTAACATTGCTGTTGGTTTTGCTCTTATCACCTATATCATCACTCCCATTGCTTATTGGCTCAATCTCTTCAATGCCAAGCATTTCCCCATATTCTCAGACGGCTTGTTTACTTCTACTGGGCAGAGTTACAATATTTCAGCTATTATAGACTCAAACTTCCACATTGACATGGCGGCATATGAGCGTGGGGGTAGCCTGTATCTCAGCTCCTTCTTTGCCATGTCCTACGGTGTTGGCTTTGCTTGCTTGACAGCCACTGTTGTACATGTAATCCTTTTTCATGGGAG CGAAATTTTGCAACGAAGCAAATCTGCCTTCCAAGAGACAAAGATGGATGTGCATACAAAGCTGATGAGAAAATACAAGCAAGTACCTGAATGGTGGTTTACGTGTATCCTTATAGTAAACATTGCAGCAACCATATTTTTATGCCAGTATTACAATGATCAACTCCAGCTGCCATGGTGGGGTGTTTTGTTAGCTTGTGGTCTAGCCATTTTTTTCACTCTCCCTGTCGGAGTTATTACTGCCACAACAAATCAG ACACCAGCTTTGAATGTGATTACAGAATATATCATCGGCTACATATACCCAGGGTACCCTGTTGCTAATATGTGCTTTAAAGTGTATGGATACATAAGTATGAAACAAGGGATTACCTTTTTGCAAGACTTCAAACTCGGTCACTACATGAAGATTCCTCCTAGATCCATGTTCATAGCTCAG GTTGGTGGTACAATAATAGCTGCATTAGCGCATTTGGCAACAGCGTGGTGGCTTATGGATACAGTTCCAGACATATGCGACAGAGAAATGCTTCCAACGGACAGCCTCTGGACTTGTCCTGGTGATCATGTGTTTTACGATGCCTCTGTTATCTGGGGTCTGATTGGACCTCGAAGAATCTTTGGTGATCTTGGCTACTACTCTGCCATAAACTGGTTTTTCTTAGTTGGGGCCATAGCTCCTGTCCTTGTTTGGCTTGCATCTAAGGCCTTTCCAAACAAGCCATGGATAAAACTTATTACTATGCCTGTGCTTTTTGGTGCAACAGTCAACATGCCACCAGCTACTGCTGTCAACTACACCAGTTGGGTTCTTATTGCCTTTGCATCTGGTTTTGTTGCTTATAGATATTATCGTGGCTGGTGGAGCCGCCATAATTATGTGCTCTCTGGGGCACTTGATGCCGGATTGGCTTTTATGGGGGTATTGCTATACTTATGCCTAGGGATGCAGCATGTTAGTCTTAACTGGTGGGGAAGTGATTCAGATGGATGTCCCTTGGCTTCTTGCCCAACCGCCCAAGGGGTCATAGTTAAAGGCTGCCCTGTTTTCTGA
- the LOC107924084 gene encoding uncharacterized protein: MADIVKQILAKPIQLADQVTKAADEASSFKQECAELKSKTEKLAGLLRQAARASSDLYVRPTRRIIDDTEQVLDKALSLVLKCRANGIMKRVFTINPAAAFRKMSSQLENSIGDVSWLLRVSASADDRDDEYLGLPPIAANEPILHLIWEQIAILYTGSLENRSEAAASLVSLASDNDRYGKLIIEEGGVGPLLKLVKEGKVEGQENAAKAIGLLGRDPESVEHMIHAGVCTVFAKILKEGPMKVQAVSAWAVSELAANYPKCQDLFAQNNVIRLLVSHLAFETIEEHSKYAIASNKASSIHAVVMASSNSNSNVKNVVEEDHQTQIPHPMGNREPNQMHHVVRNTMAMQGGAKLPQKPSNNHVRSNSQGNVIAKQAHQLSYQYHQNGLITGASTKGRESEDPATKSSMKAMAARALWHLAKENSLICKSITESRALLCFAVLLEKGTEEVRFNSAMALMEITAVAEQDPDLRRSAFKPNSHACKLIVDQLLKITEQADSELLIPCIKAIGNLARTFRATETRMIAPLVKLLDEREAEVSKEAAIALAKFACTDNYLHLDHSKAIINAGGAKHLIQLVYFGEHIVQLPALLLLCYISHHVPDSEELAQAKVLTVLEWASRQSNMTQNATGKLLQEAKSRLELYQSRGSTGFH; this comes from the coding sequence ATGGCGGATATTGTGAAACAAATCTTGGCGAAGCCGATTCAGTTAGCGGACCAAGTAACGAAAGCGGCGGATGAAGCGAGTTCGTTTAAGCAAGAGTGTGCGGAGCTTAAGTCCAAGACAGAGAAACTTGCTGGCTTGCTCCGACAAGCGGCGCGTGCGAGTTCCGACCTTTACGTTCGTCCCACGCGCCGCATAATCGACGATACTGAACAAGTCCTCGACAAAGCCCTCTCTTTGGTCCTCAAATGCCGCGCCAACGGCATTATGAAGCGCGTGTTCACAATCAACCCTGCTGCCGCCTTCCGTAAAATGTCTTCCCAGCTCGAGAACTCTATCGGCGATGTGTCCTGGCTCCTCCGTGTGTCAGCTTCAGCTGACGATCGCGACGATGAGTACTTAGGCCTTCCTCCGATCGCTGCTAACGAGCCTATTTTACACCTAATTTGGGAACAGATCGCGATTCTTTACACCGGTTCGCTTGAAAATCGGTCCGAAGCGGCTGCCTCGCTTGTTTCGCTAGCCAGCGATAATGATCGATACGGGAAACTGATTATAGAAGAAGGAGGGGTTGGGCCGTTATTGAAATTAGTCAAAGAAGGGAAAGTCGAAGGTCAAGAAAACGCCGCCAAAGCAATTGGGCTTCTCGGCCGGGATCCCGAAAGCGTCGAGCACATGATCCACGCTGGCGTTTGCACGGTATTTGCGAAAATCCTCAAAGAAGGTCCAATGAAAGTTCAAGCCGTGAGTGCGTGGGCAGTGTCTGAGTTGGCTGCTAATTACCCCAAATGTCAAGATTTGTTTGCCCAGAACAATGTCATCCGATTACTCGTTAGTCATTTGGCGTTTGAAACGATTGAAGAACATAGCAAATATGCAATTGCTAGTAACAAGGCTTCATCCATCCACGCAGTGGTTATGGCGAGTAGTAATAGTAATTCGAATGTGAAAAATGTTGTTGAGGAAGATCATCAGACTCAGATTCCGCACCCAATGGGGAACCGAGAGCCGAATCAGATGCATCATGTTGTTAGAAATACTATGGCAATGCAAGGAGGGGCGAAATTGCCACAAAAGCCTAGTAATAACCATGTTAGGAGTAATAGTCAGGGCAATGTCATCGCCAAGCAAGCTCACCAGCTCAGTTATCAGTATCACCAGAATGGTCTGATTACAGGGGCGAGTACGAAGGGAAGGGAATCGGAAGATCCTGCAACCAAGTCTTCTATGAAAGCAATGGCAGCTAGAGCCTTATGGCATCTTGCAAAGGAGAATTCGCTTATCTGCAAGAGTATAACTGAGTCCAGAGCATTGCTATGTTTTGCTGTTTTGCTTGAAAAAGGAACTGAAGAAGTGCGGTTTAATTCAGCTATGGCATTGATGGAGATTACAGCTGTGGCAGAGCAGGATCCTGATTTGAGAAGGTCTGCTTTCAAGCCCAACTCTCATGCTTGTAAGCTCATCGTGGACCAGCTGTTGAAGATCACTGAGCAGGCCGATTCAGAGCTGCTGATTCCTTGTATCAAGGCTATCGGAAATTTGGCTAGGACGTTTAGAGCTACGGAAACAAGGATGATTGCCCCTTTGGTCAAACTTCTTGACGAAAGGGAAGCCGAAGTTTCCAAGGAGGCTGCAATTGCACTCGCCAAGTTTGCTTGCACGGACAACTATCTACACCTTGATCACTCCAAGGCAATCATTAATGCAGGAGGTGCAAAGCATTTGATTCAGCTTGTGTATTTTGGGGAACATATTGTTCAACTCCCAGCATTACTTCTCCTATGCTACATTTCCCACCATGTACCTGACAGCGAGGAACTTGCTCAAGCCAAGGTTCTTACCGTGCTCGAATGGGCATCCAGGCAATCCAACATGACCCAGAATGCAACTGGCAAACTCTTACAAGAGGCCAAAAGTAGATTGGAGCTGTATCAGTCTAGAGGGTCAACCGGATTTCATTGA
- the LOC107924040 gene encoding thiosulfate sulfurtransferase 18 isoform X2 encodes MGSLDLSSGSEVVTIHVNEAKNLLQSGYRYIDVRTVEEFEKGHVEAENILNIPYLFITPEGRVKNPEFLKEVSSLCKEDDRLIVGCQSGVRSLAATADLLKIGFKNVHDMGGGYLAWVENGHPIKMEEPKKVQEPAIVEDKPNEEL; translated from the exons ATGGGATCTCTGGACCTAAG CTCAGGATCAGAAGTTGTTACCATTCATGTTAATGAAGCAAAAAACTTGCTGCAGTCAGGCTACCGTTACATCGATGTCAG GACAGTGGAAGAATTCGAGAAGGGACATGTGGAAGCAGAGAATATTCTTAACATCCCATACTTGTTCATCACACCAGAAG GTAGGGTGAAGAATCCTGAGTTCTTGAAGGAGGTTTCATCTCTTTGCAAGGAGGATGATCGTCTCATAGTG GGCTGCCAAAGTGGGGTGAGATCCCTTGCTGCAACCGCTGATCTTCTTAAAATT GGTTTTAAGAATGTGCACGACATGGGAGGAGGTTATCTTGCTTGGGTGGAGAACGGGCATCCTATAAAAATGGAGGAACCTAAGAAGGTACAGGAGCCTGCAATAGTAGAAGACAAGCCAAATGAAGAGCTGTGA
- the LOC107924040 gene encoding thiosulfate sulfurtransferase 18 isoform X1 produces the protein MGVSFVVFPCCFFLFSLIYFSSGSEVVTIHVNEAKNLLQSGYRYIDVRTVEEFEKGHVEAENILNIPYLFITPEGRVKNPEFLKEVSSLCKEDDRLIVGCQSGVRSLAATADLLKIGFKNVHDMGGGYLAWVENGHPIKMEEPKKVQEPAIVEDKPNEEL, from the exons ATGGGTGTTTCTTTTGTTGTCTTCCCttgttgtttctttcttttttctcttataTATTTTAGCTCAGGATCAGAAGTTGTTACCATTCATGTTAATGAAGCAAAAAACTTGCTGCAGTCAGGCTACCGTTACATCGATGTCAG GACAGTGGAAGAATTCGAGAAGGGACATGTGGAAGCAGAGAATATTCTTAACATCCCATACTTGTTCATCACACCAGAAG GTAGGGTGAAGAATCCTGAGTTCTTGAAGGAGGTTTCATCTCTTTGCAAGGAGGATGATCGTCTCATAGTG GGCTGCCAAAGTGGGGTGAGATCCCTTGCTGCAACCGCTGATCTTCTTAAAATT GGTTTTAAGAATGTGCACGACATGGGAGGAGGTTATCTTGCTTGGGTGGAGAACGGGCATCCTATAAAAATGGAGGAACCTAAGAAGGTACAGGAGCCTGCAATAGTAGAAGACAAGCCAAATGAAGAGCTGTGA